In Leptolyngbya sp. O-77, the genomic window ATTTTCATCACCCCGGTAGACAAGATTATCCGCATCCGCACGGGCGAGGCTAACCAGGAAGCGATTTAATCTCGCTGCCTATTCTGCTGTCCATTTTGCATTTCCTGTCTATCTTTCGTCAGCGAGGCGCTCTAGCTCTGGCAGCAGCGCCGCAAACGCAAGCCCCCGGTGACTGATGCGATGCTTCAGGTCTGGGGGCATTTCTGCATAGGTCATGCTGTATTCCGGCACGTAGAAGATCGGGTCATAGCCGAAGCCGCCTGCACCTGCGGGGGAGGTGGCAATTTCGCCGGGGCAGATGCCCTCGGTCTGAAACGCAATGGAACCATCAGGACGGGCGATCGCCACTGCACAGACAAACTGGGCCCGCCGATCGGTCTTTCCCTCCATTTCCCGCAGCAGTCGCGCAATCCGATCTGCATCACTCTTGCCGTATCGCGCCGAATATAGCCCCGGCGCACCGCCCAGCGCGTCCACCTGGAGTCCGCTGTCATCGGCGATCGCCCATTCCCCTGTTGCTGCTGCCACCTGCGAGGCCTTCAGCGCCGCATTTTCCAGGAACGTGCTGCCCGTTTCCTCGATCTCTAGCGCCGCAGGCTTCAGTTTTAGCTCCCACGGCGTTCCAGCCAAGTAGGCCGACATTTCCTGCACCTTGCCCGGATTTCCCGTCGCCACAATTAAGCAATGCATGGCCATCAACCTCCCACCCTCTGGATTTTTCCAGCGACTTGCTCGCATTTACTTTGTTAAGTCTAGGCAAATCTGGTATGGTATGCGGTGGATTCACTGAGACTGAACTGCAACCATTGCGGGTCGCAGCTTTTGGCCTGTTGACCTTGCTGTGAGAACCCGTTCTGGGGTTTTGTTTAATTTGCACTCTCTATTTAATAAGCGTTGGGTTATGCGGGCAGGTCGCGTTTTTTCTCTCTGCTTGATTAGCTTTTTGATTGGGGGCGTTCTCGGCGGTATCTTAGGAGCGCTAGGGGGCGGCGTGACGGGCGGCTTTGTGGGCGTAGCTTCTGGCGCTTGCACGGCGGCCAAAGTGGCGATGGATCAAGGACTGATTACTGAAGACCAGGCCAACCAAATCATTGGCACCACCGCAGACAGCTTTTTGGCGCAGGGTCGGCTGGATCGGCGCGTCACGGAAGCCATGAAGGGCGGCGTGCAGGGCTGTTTGCAGCAGTCCAACCAGGGACAATAAAAACTCGAAAAAATTAAAGTTTCAAAAAGATTCAGACCATAAAACTCTTTAGCAACTCTTTAGCAAATTACTTCAAAACTATGGAAGGCTGGATTATCGGACTGCTCATTTTTGCCTTGGTGACGGCAGTGAGCCTGGTGATTATTTCTAACTTGCCCCTTGGCATTGATATCGACAGCTTCCCCAAGGCGTTCCTCTCTGGGCTGGTGATTGGCGCACTCAATTCGCTGGTGTTGCCGCTGCTGAGTTCGCTGAGGCTGCTGAACCTGCTAACACTGGGGTTGTTTGGTCTGATTGCAACCGCAATTGTGTTTGGGCTGGCGGCCTTTTTGGTGCCTGGGTTTCGGCTGCGCTGGGGTTTTGTTAGTGCGCTGCTGGGGGCGATCGCCCTCAGTTTTATCAACAGCTTCCTGTTCTGGCTGCTGGGCAGACTCGGCATCTATACCCAGCTAGCAGGCTAGCATTCAGCGGCGACGAGGGCACGACCTGTCAGGCTAAAGGCACGAACTTCGGTGATTTCGACCGGAACGACCCGTCCGCGCAGCTCCTCTAGGTTGCCCTCAAAGTAGGTGAGGCGGTTGCCGCGAGTGCGCCCCATGACCTGGGTTGGGTCTTTGGGGTTTTGGTCTTCCACCAGCACCGCTTCGACGCGACCCAGATACCGCTGCGATCGCTCGGCTGCTTTAGCGGCAACGAGATGATTCAACCGCTGGAGGCGATCGCGCTTGACCTCTTCCGAAAGCTGATGGTTCCAGTTGGCTGCGGGCGTGCCCGGACGCGGTGAGTAGGCGGCCGTGTTAAGTTGGTCAAACCCGATATCGCTCACCAGCTTCAGCGTATTTTCAAACTGCGCCTCCGTCTCACCCGGAAAGCCCACAATTGCGTCAGCGCTAATCGACGCATCGGGCATGTAGCGACGAATCGTGTCGATAATGCGGCGATACTTTTCCTGGGTATAGCCGCGAGACATGGCCTTCAGCACGTCGTTGTCTCCCGACTGAAAGGGAATGTGGAAATGCTCGCAGACCTTGGGCAGTTCAGCACAGGCGCGAATCAGCCGCTCTGTGAAATATCGCGGATGGCTGGTGGCAAACCGGATACGCTCAATTCCTGTCACATCGTGAATGAAATAGAGCAAGTCGGTGAGCGTGTGCAAGTGGCGGCCGTCTGGCGTGGCTCCGGGCAGGTCGCGCCCATAGGCATCGATATTTTGCCCCAACAGTGTTATTTCTTTGTAGCCCTGCCGCCCTAGCTCCTCAACTTCAGCCCGAATCGCTTCCGGTGTGCGCGACTGCTCTACCCCCCGCACATTAGGCACCACGCAGTAGGTGCAGCGCTCGTTGCAGCCATAGATCACGTTGACCCAGGCGGTCACCGTGCTGTCGCGGCGCGGCTGGGTAATGTCTTCCATAATGTGGACAGGCTCCGTCGCCACCACCTGACTACCCTGAAACACCCGCTCCAGCAAGTCTTGCAGACGATTGGCGTGCTGCGGCCCCATCACCAGATCTAGCTCTGGCACGCGACGCAGCAGGGCTTCCCCCTCTTGCTGGGCGACACAACCTGCCACAATCAGCGTCAGGTCAGGCTGTTCGTGCTTGCGTTTGGCCTGCCGCCCCAGGTAGGAATAGACTTTCTGCTCAGCATTGTCACGAATGGTGCAGGTATTGTAGAGAATTAAATCTGCGGCTTCGGGATCATCTGACCAAGTAAAGCCCATGTCTTGCAAAATGCCAGCCATCCGCTCGGAGTCTGCCTTATTCATCTGGCAGCCGAAGGTGGTGATGTGAAAACGGCGAGGGGAGGCGGTCATAGGTGAAGATAAGCTTGCGGGTGGGTCAGGATTGATAAGGCATTAATCTAAGGCATTAATCATTATAGGTGGGGACTGGATGGGTAGGGCCGTATTGGCTTCGAGGCATTTGGCTTCGAGATATCGGCTTCAAGGTATCGGCTTCGAGGCATTGGTACTAACCTTGCAGAGCCATATTGCTCAGTACGACACAGCGCACACCCCTCTCGTCATTCCAATCCTTGATTCAAAATTTACGGAATTTCCGCAAATTCATCGTCGCAACTTCACGTAGAAACCACACAGGTTCCGTGCCCTTGGTTACAATGTCTTTATTCTTCGAGAGATTTGGCAAGTTGTTTGACGCTCTCGCATCAGCTGCGGGCGCGTGCGTTAGACATTCAGACTCACCGTGTGTTCCCTCCGACACGTTTCCCTGTTGCCTCGGTTCCCAGTTCTCTAAAGCTAACGATAAAGCTAGCGATTTGGTTCTCGGTTAGAGGTTTGGTTCTTGGTTGAGAGCCTAATTTTCGTTTTACGACAAGTTTATAACAAGTTATAACGAGCCAGTTTGCCAATCTTTCCCAAAGGCAGTACGCTACGTAGATACTGAATCGAGCTTTCAGTAAATTTACGTAACATCTGCTGAAATCATTGCGATCGCGCTTGTAGCCAGCGCTCGTAATCAGCGTTTCTCATTCACTAGGTGCATCTGTCGCAAGTCGTTGAGCATGAGCCGAGCATAGGCTCAAGTCGCTAGGCAACTGATAGTCAGAGTTTGAAGAGGTTCAGGATTTAGAGCTAACACGCTGAACGCTAATCAGCTCAACACCAATTGCGTAATCTTAGGGAGTGTCATCAATTAGATAAGCTGTAATCAGCAGTGATTCAGCTATCTGACGATTATGACAACCCGACGCTACGCCCTGCGCGATGACCAATGGGAACGGCTCCAAGATTTGCTCCCTGGACGAGCGGGGGCGGTAGGAGTCACAGCAAAGGATAATCGTCTGTTTGTCGAGGCAGTGCTATATCGATATCGAGCCGGCATTCCCTGGCGAGACTTGCCAGAGCGGTTTGGTCATTTTCGCAAGGTTCACACCCGCTTTCGGCGCTGGGCAAAGACGGGCGTATGGCAACGGGTGTTTCAGGTGCTGTCTGAAGATGCAGACAACGAATACGCCATGATCGACACCACGATTGTGCGTGCTCATCAGCATAGTGCTGGGGCAAAGGGGGGATGCCAATGCCCAAGCCATTGGTCGTAGTAAAGGGGGATTGAGCACCAAGATTCATGCGACTGTCGATGCACTGGGCAATCCGACAGGCTTTCACCTCACACCCGGGCAGACCTGTGACCTTGATGGGGCTGATGTGCTGCTAGAGAATATTCAAGCTGATACAGTCCTGGCTGACAAAGGATATGACGCAGACCAACGGGTGATTGAGCGACTCCAACAACAGGGCAAGACGGCTGTGATTCCGCCCAAGCGAAACCGCAAGACACCGCGTGATTACGACAAGGAGCTATACAAAGCGCGGCATCTGATTGAGAACTTCTTTGCCAAACTCAAGCAGTATCGAGCGATTGCGACACGCTATGACAAGTTAGCCGAGACGTTTCTGAGTGCAATTTACATGGCGGCTGCCCTTATTTGGCTTAATTGATGACACGCCCTAGATTTTCGACGCTGTAAGGTCAGAACCACTAAGGCTTCTGGCAGCGCGATTTCTTTCGTAAGCTGTTTCTCCCGTAGAAAAAGCATTCTGGTAAATTTCAGTTAAGTCTAGCCATGTTTGCATCTCCCTCTTCCGCTGCATCATCTGTAGTGGCGCATCGACCCTTTGCAGTCTGCCAGCAGCGCAGCTTAAGCCCGATTAAGTCGTTCATCCTCGCGCTGGGCGGGTTCTGTCTGTCGATGGCGATCGCCCCGACGGCCAGTGCCGCTACATTCACTGAGGTCGGGGATGCGGGGCAAACCCTTGGCACGGCCCAGCTTGCCAACACTCGCGTTGCGGGAACCCAGCTCACTGCTATCTTGGGTACCCTGGGCGGCAACGCAGACCTGTTTGGCATTCAAATCAAGAACAGCGCTGGGCAGTTTGTGGCCAGCACAGGCAACCTTGGCAAAACCCTGTTTGAAGACACGCAGCTTTTCCTGTTCGACTCAGAAGGAAGAGCTTTATTTGCCAACGACAACACGCCAGACGATGACCCCGGTCGCGCTAATCCGGGCACCAAGCGCTCTACACTTCGACTACCGAGGAATACGATTCCCGACGGACTCTATTTTCTGGCCATTTCTGGCTACAACTACGACCCAGTTGATTCTGCGGGCAACCTGCTGTTTTCCGATACCAGAGCCGACCGCAACAAGCTGGTGAGTGCGCTCAATCCCGGCAGCAGGCTAGGGGGCTGGGTCGGCAGACCCGGCTATAGTGGCCCCATTTTGGACTATCAAATTGATCTGGTCGGCGCAGAATTTACCTCTCTGGTGTCGCCAGTTCCTCCGCCGACACCAACCCCAACTCCGACACCCACACCGACCTCAACCCCAACTCCGACACCCCCGCCCACGCCGACTCCGACTCCACCCCCAACTCCGACACCCCCGCCCACGCCGACACCCCCGCCCACGCCGACACCCCCGCCCACGCCGACTCCGACTCCACCCCCAACTCCGACACCCCCGCCCACGCCGACTCCAACCCCAACCCCAACTCCGACACCCACGCCCACGCCGACTCCAACCCCAACCCCAACTCCGACACCCACGCCAACCCCGACCCCAGAACCCGTGCCCGAACCCTCAGCCGTTTTAGGGCTATTGGCGGTTTTGGGCGTTGGATATCGCCTGCAAAAAGGGCGATCGCGCTAGGAGACATTCCAGCCCAATACTGACCAGAGGGCTGCGGCTGAAAGGTGTGCTGGTGGGCGATCGCCCGACTTTCAGACGGGTTTATCCGAACCAGACGTGCGAACTTGTGTATAACTAATAGGTAGGTGCATCTGAGATATCCCGGATAGGTCAGTCCCCGTCAGGTACTCGGCTTGTTTCGGGTGAGCCATTGGCTAGTCTTCACGGTAGTTTTCTTTCCTAGTCGTTTTCATTCCCTCAGTGTGGGTCTGGCATTCTGTGGCGTGCCCGAATCGTTGGTCAGAGGCTCGTCAAAAGGTCAAGCGTTTGACAAGTTGATCAAGCCAAGTTGCTCTAGGCTTGAAATCGCGACGGGTTTAGGCTGCGCTCATTCAGTTTAGGCTGCGCCCCGTTAGGAGAATGCCAGTCCCAGCTAATTGGAGTATCTGTTCAGAGTGCCTGTCGTTGGGAGTAGCGATTTTGTGCTGCTGCCCCGTTTATGTAACCTGACCCCTGCTGAATGAGCCGTTCGACTCCGCTTCTCAATTCGGATAAGCCCCTGGGTGGACGCTATCGTGTGCTGCGGCAACTGGGCACGGGCGGTTTTGGGCGCACCTATCTGGCAGAAGACCTGCACCTGCCGGGGCATCCCTGCTGTGCGCTGAAGCACCTCAAGCCCCAGATCAACAGCGACGATACGCTATCGATGGCGCGGCGCTGTTTTGAAACGGAAGCCCAAATGTTGTATCGGCTAGGCGATCATGACCAGATTCCTCGGCTCCTGGCCCACTTCGAGGAAGACCGTGAGTTTTACCTGGCGCAAGAGTTTATTGAAGGAGAGTCTGTTGCTCGCGAATTGGTAGAGGGCCAGGTCTGGTCTGAGGGACGGGCGATCGCCCTACTCAAGGACGTGCTGCAAGTGCTGTCGTTTGTCCACGGGCAGCAGGTAATTCACCGTGACCTCAAGCCCTCGAACCTGATTCGGCGGCGGGCCGACCAGCGGATTGTGCTGATCGACTTTGGCGCTGTGAAGCAGGTCAGCGCCCAGGCCGCAGAAGCTGGAAGCACCAACCTCACCATTTCCATTGGCACTCAGGGCTACATGCCCAACGAGCAAATTGCAGGCAAACCCCGCTTCAGCAGCGACATCTACGCAGTTGGGGTGCTGGGCGTGCAGGCGGTGACGGGGGTGCATCCGCGACGGCTGGGGGAAGACACACGGGGAGAACTGGAGTGGCAGCATCTCGCGCCCCAGACCAGTACAGCCTTCAAAGAGGTGCTGGAGTGTATGGTGCGGTATGACTTTCGCGATCGCTACAGCACAGCCGACGAAGCGCTGGCGGCCCTGGAAACCATCCCAGTCGAGGCGGAAATCCCCATGCCGCTGGAGTTTGTGCCCTCAGCATCACCTGCTCGAATGGCAGATACACCCACAGCATTGACAGAATCCCTGGTTTATCCCAATAGCGCGGGCAGTGGCGCGTCGGGAGCGGTCGTGACCCCAATGGAACTGCTAGAGGCGACGCAGGGCGATATCGGCACGCAGATTCATCCACCGTTGTCGCTGGATGAAACCATGATCAAGCCACAGGCTGCTCCGACGCGAGTGACTCGCGGTGAGTTGGTGGAGTCATCTGCCGAGGCAGTTGATCATACAAACGTCCTGACCGATGTCGTTCCTCGGCGAGACGACTCCGGGGCCATTCCTGCGCCTCCGTCCACACCCAGCTCCTCCTGGCAGATGCTCCGGTGGACTCCGCTGGTGCTGCTGTCGGCGGTGGTGGCGATCGCCACGGCTACGTCGCTTTCGTCCTGGCTGGTGGTGCGCTGGTTAGAAAATCGTCCAGCCCCCCCTGTCAGCAGTCCCAGCAATTCTCCCAGCCCTAGCCCGGTGGTCTCCCTCAAGCCGACGGAACAGGCCGCAGCGCTGCTCACCCAGGCCCAGCAAAAAGCGCAGGACGGTCGCTCGGATGAGGCGCTGCTGCTGTATAACGAGGCGATCGCCCTAGATCCCAAGCTGGTCGAAGCCTACGTGGGGCTATGTCAGGCACTCAATGCCTTGCAGCGCCCCGAAGAAGCAATGGTGTCCTGCAACGATGCCCTGGCCTATCGTCCAAACGACCCTGACGCGCAACTGGGCAACGGGGACGCGCTGCTGCTACAAAACCGCACCTATGAAGCACTTCAGGTGTATGAGTCTGTTTCTAAACAGCATCCCGAAAACGCGAATAGCTGGGTCAAGCAAGGCGTGGCGCTGCAAAAGCTGGGTCGGTCTTCGGAAGCGCTGGTGGCGCTGGACAAAGGTATTGCCCTGTTTCG contains:
- a CDS encoding phage holin family protein, with translation MEGWIIGLLIFALVTAVSLVIISNLPLGIDIDSFPKAFLSGLVIGALNSLVLPLLSSLRLLNLLTLGLFGLIATAIVFGLAAFLVPGFRLRWGFVSALLGAIALSFINSFLFWLLGRLGIYTQLAG
- the rdgB gene encoding RdgB/HAM1 family non-canonical purine NTP pyrophosphatase, which gives rise to MHCLIVATGNPGKVQEMSAYLAGTPWELKLKPAALEIEETGSTFLENAALKASQVAAATGEWAIADDSGLQVDALGGAPGLYSARYGKSDADRIARLLREMEGKTDRRAQFVCAVAIARPDGSIAFQTEGICPGEIATSPAGAGGFGYDPIFYVPEYSMTYAEMPPDLKHRISHRGLAFAALLPELERLADER
- a CDS encoding IS5 family transposase (programmed frameshift), producing MTTRRYALRDDQWERLQDLLPGRAGAVGVTAKDNRLFVEAVLYRYRAGIPWRDLPERFGHFRKVHTRFRRWAKTGVWQRVFQVLSEDADNEYAMIDTTIVRAHQHSAGAKGGCQCQAIGRSKGGLSTKIHATVDALGNPTGFHLTPGQTCDLDGADVLLENIQADTVLADKGYDADQRVIERLQQQGKTAVIPPKRNRKTPRDYDKELYKARHLIENFFAKLKQYRAIATRYDKLAETFLSAIYMAAALIWLN
- the miaB gene encoding tRNA (N6-isopentenyl adenosine(37)-C2)-methylthiotransferase MiaB, with the translated sequence MTASPRRFHITTFGCQMNKADSERMAGILQDMGFTWSDDPEAADLILYNTCTIRDNAEQKVYSYLGRQAKRKHEQPDLTLIVAGCVAQQEGEALLRRVPELDLVMGPQHANRLQDLLERVFQGSQVVATEPVHIMEDITQPRRDSTVTAWVNVIYGCNERCTYCVVPNVRGVEQSRTPEAIRAEVEELGRQGYKEITLLGQNIDAYGRDLPGATPDGRHLHTLTDLLYFIHDVTGIERIRFATSHPRYFTERLIRACAELPKVCEHFHIPFQSGDNDVLKAMSRGYTQEKYRRIIDTIRRYMPDASISADAIVGFPGETEAQFENTLKLVSDIGFDQLNTAAYSPRPGTPAANWNHQLSEEVKRDRLQRLNHLVAAKAAERSQRYLGRVEAVLVEDQNPKDPTQVMGRTRGNRLTYFEGNLEELRGRVVPVEITEVRAFSLTGRALVAAEC
- a CDS encoding serine/threonine-protein kinase — its product is MSRSTPLLNSDKPLGGRYRVLRQLGTGGFGRTYLAEDLHLPGHPCCALKHLKPQINSDDTLSMARRCFETEAQMLYRLGDHDQIPRLLAHFEEDREFYLAQEFIEGESVARELVEGQVWSEGRAIALLKDVLQVLSFVHGQQVIHRDLKPSNLIRRRADQRIVLIDFGAVKQVSAQAAEAGSTNLTISIGTQGYMPNEQIAGKPRFSSDIYAVGVLGVQAVTGVHPRRLGEDTRGELEWQHLAPQTSTAFKEVLECMVRYDFRDRYSTADEALAALETIPVEAEIPMPLEFVPSASPARMADTPTALTESLVYPNSAGSGASGAVVTPMELLEATQGDIGTQIHPPLSLDETMIKPQAAPTRVTRGELVESSAEAVDHTNVLTDVVPRRDDSGAIPAPPSTPSSSWQMLRWTPLVLLSAVVAIATATSLSSWLVVRWLENRPAPPVSSPSNSPSPSPVVSLKPTEQAAALLTQAQQKAQDGRSDEALLLYNEAIALDPKLVEAYVGLCQALNALQRPEEAMVSCNDALAYRPNDPDAQLGNGDALLLQNRTYEALQVYESVSKQHPENANSWVKQGVALQKLGRSSEALVALDKGIALFRNSPEAWRTRGAALVTLRRYSDAVIALDKALQLDPDDATAKALRQRAAQAR